Proteins encoded together in one Xenopus laevis strain J_2021 chromosome 6L, Xenopus_laevis_v10.1, whole genome shotgun sequence window:
- the LOC108719220 gene encoding nucleolar protein dao-5, protein MNLSNFIIWIIIFGLFQLFCTSTSEYTEEMEINDDINNNNTAIIQRGVNRHLKYVVPIAVIGSLLAVTLLGTTAWLVYVKKMAKKRANDVENQAAQSQNNSTTPERFFKALYGRIKQKLAKKKPVPDVENPPGSVQSEQKSKLFFRSLFEKLKLKKTEKTVTQSAQPEEKSTVSKSLIRFFRSLLEKLKLKKNEKPVEIDIEKAPGSVQPEQKPTAAEIPVRSVLKKPKMKKKKTKPTTKKLAKKKTKPTTKLAEKMTKPTTKKMVRKVKKKQVNEAKNLPTTAESSDRKEHRENAERTETPVKKSLPKAESAALSPTASSFLEPPIPIYEKPSKNRKLKQQSVTIEEKISNTDDTKGLMQQLIALQNKSPDLKLCVVSYERFEYNNEEDAPSLKVELQAPPLPPKTSEPAESKSDVKSQDYELKCSDEEGEVPLEILLERMDLQQQSEGPKSDVKSLDYELKCSDEEGEVPLEILLERMDLQQQSAGPGSEAQDVHIEMVDDANVEEQRDSSYLEKMFYYLLTSVYAVQTYIPAFLSSSEPEREMQPEKTEDTSVEQGEPPSSAEQKKPQ, encoded by the exons ATGAATCTATCCAATTTCATTATATGGATTATTATTTTCGGACTATTTCAACTTTTTTGCACGAGCACATCAG AATATACAGAAGAAATGGAAATTAATGATGACATAAACAATAACAACACAGCTATAATCCAGAGAGGCGTCAACCGGCATTTGAAATATGTTGTCCCAATAGCCGTAATTGGGTCATTGCTGGCAGTTACTTTGCTTGGTACTACTGCATG GTTAGTGTATgtaaagaaaatggcaaaaaagagAGCTAATGATGTGGAAAACCAAGCAGCCCAGTCACAGAACAATTCTACAACGCCTGAACG TTTCTTCAAGGCTCTGTATGGAAGAATTAAGCAAAAGTTGGCAAAGAAGAAGCCAGTTCCTGATGTGGAGAACCCACCAGGATCGGTTCAGTCTGAGCAAAAATCTAAACT TTTCTTTAGGTCTTTATTTGAAAAACTGAAgctgaagaaaacagaaaaaacagtAACTCAGTCAGCTCAGCCAGAGGAGAAATCAACGGTCTCTAAAAGTCTTATAAG attcttCAGATCTTTATTAGAAAAACTCAAGctgaagaaaaatgaaaaaccagTTGAGATTGACATTGAAAAAGCACCAGGGTCAGTTCAGCCAGAGCAGAAACCAACGGCAGCTGAAATCCCTGTTAG gtCTGTgcttaaaaaacctaaaatgaagaagaagaagacaaagcCGACAACTAAGAAGTTGGCGAAAAAGAAGACAAAGCCGACAACGAAGTTGGCAGAGAAGATGACAAAGCCGACAACAAAGAAGATGGTGAGGAAGGTGAAGAAGAAACAAGTTAATGAAGCGAAGAACCTACCAACAACAGCTGAAAGCTCTGATAG GAAAGAGCACAGAGAAAATGCAGAGAGAACAGAAACTCCTGTAAAAAAGAGCCTTCCAAAAGCTGAAAGTGCCGCTTTATCACCAACCGCTTCAAGTTTTCTGGAGCCTCCGATACCAATATATGAAAAGCCTTCTAAGAATCGGAAATT GAAACAACAATCTGTAACGATTGAAGAGAAAATAAGTAACACAGACGACACAAAAGGCTTGATGCAGCAGTTGATAGCATTGCAGAACAAGTCACCTGACCTCAAACTGTG TGTGGTCAGCTATGAACGGTTTGAATACAATAATGAGGAAGATGCACCATCACTGAAAGTTGAGCTACAAGCTCCTCCTTTACCACCAAAGACTTCAGAACCTGCGGAATCGAAGAG TGATGTGAAAAGTCAGGACTATGAACTGAAATGTAGTGATGAGGAAGGTGAAGTTCCTTTGGAAATATTGCTGGAAAGAATGGACTTGCAACAGCAGTCTGAAGGGCCCAAGAG TGATGTGAAAAGTCTGGACTATGAACTGAAATGTAGTGATGAGGAAGGTGAAGTTCCTTTGGAAATATTGCTGGAAAGAATGGACTTGCAACAGCAGTCTGCAGGGCCCGGGAG TGAAGCGCAAGACGTACATATCGAAATGGTTGATGACGCCAATGTTGAAGAGCAACGTGACTCTTCATATCTAGAAAAAATGTTCTATTACTTATTAACAAGTGTGTATGCAGTGCAGACATATATCCCAGCATTTTTAAGTTCTTCAGAACCTGAGAG AGAGATGCAACCTGAAAAGACTGAAGACACCAGTGTTGAGCAAGGTGAACCTCCATCATCAGCGGAGCAGAAAAAACCTCAGTAA